One genomic region from Halococcus qingdaonensis encodes:
- a CDS encoding HD domain-containing protein translates to MKTIKDSVHDHIEISGVAQALLDTPAVQRLRHVRQLGTVDLVYPSANHTRFEHSLGVYHLADRALSQLGIEGVRAERVRAAAILHDVGHGPYSHNLEALIHRRTGNYHDDVDELLATGEVADVLATHDLDPGHIANLVAGEGRLGQLVSGELDVDRMDYLVRDALHTGVPYGTIDHGRLVRELRFLDGELVLAEGNVQTAEALLLARALMNPVVYSHPVARIGKAMLRRATERLLDGDLSGADLRRMDDHDLLVTLRNDERTEADAARLGRRNLYKRAVWAELRDTPDELVDADHTTIREYEREIAERASVAAESVILDVSARPRMTESSSRVVVSGEIRPLGRQSTLVEALKTTQRDQWRFGIYAPAEATEQVGTAAVSVLGLDIDGALVSDVRAGVNTTLDEFAAE, encoded by the coding sequence ATGAAGACGATCAAGGACAGCGTCCACGATCACATCGAGATTTCGGGCGTCGCGCAGGCTCTGCTCGACACCCCGGCCGTCCAGCGCCTGCGCCACGTCCGCCAGCTCGGCACCGTCGATCTCGTCTATCCCTCGGCCAATCACACCCGGTTCGAGCACAGTCTGGGGGTGTACCACCTCGCCGATCGCGCGCTCTCACAGCTCGGCATCGAAGGCGTGCGAGCCGAACGCGTCCGCGCGGCCGCGATCCTCCACGACGTCGGGCACGGGCCGTATAGCCACAACCTCGAAGCGCTGATCCACCGTCGAACCGGCAACTACCACGACGACGTCGACGAACTCCTCGCGACCGGCGAGGTCGCCGACGTTCTCGCCACCCACGACCTCGATCCGGGGCACATCGCGAACCTGGTGGCCGGTGAGGGGCGACTCGGCCAGCTCGTCTCGGGCGAGCTCGACGTCGATCGGATGGACTACTTGGTGCGCGACGCCCTCCACACGGGCGTTCCCTACGGCACGATCGACCACGGGCGGCTCGTCCGCGAGCTCCGCTTTCTCGACGGCGAGCTCGTCCTCGCCGAGGGGAACGTCCAGACGGCCGAGGCGCTATTGCTCGCTCGCGCGCTGATGAACCCCGTCGTCTACAGCCATCCCGTCGCGCGCATCGGCAAGGCGATGCTCCGGCGGGCGACCGAGCGCCTGCTCGACGGTGACCTGAGCGGGGCGGACCTCCGCCGGATGGACGACCACGACCTGCTGGTGACGCTACGAAACGACGAACGCACGGAAGCGGACGCGGCACGGCTCGGCCGGCGCAATCTCTACAAACGGGCGGTGTGGGCCGAGCTCCGCGACACGCCGGACGAACTCGTCGACGCCGATCACACGACGATTCGCGAGTACGAACGCGAGATCGCCGAGCGCGCCTCGGTCGCCGCTGAAAGTGTGATCCTCGACGTGTCAGCGCGCCCGCGCATGACCGAATCTTCCTCGCGGGTCGTCGTGAGCGGCGAGATCCGCCCACTCGGCCGGCAGTCGACGCTCGTCGAGGCGCTCAAAACCACTCAGCGCGACCAGTGGCGTTTCGGAATCTACGCACCGGCCGAGGCCACCGAACAGGTCGGGACGGCGGCCGTCTCGGTGCTCGGGCTCGATATCGATGGCGCGCTCGTCTCGGACGTCCGGGCCGGCGTCAACACGACGCTAGACGAGTTCGCTGCCGAGTGA
- the cofD gene encoding 2-phospho-L-lactate transferase gives MVTFLSGGTGTPKLLAGAREVFDPADLTVVGNTGDDIELGGLLICPDLDTVLFERGGVLDRERWWGIEGDSTTTHEEVRDLSERAGFETGPRYLGDERQTSGRTLARWRRFSGVGEFMTIGDRDRAVHLLRTSLLSEGHTLTETTNRLADAFSLDVSLLPMSDDPVATMIHTPNGEMHFQEFWVAHGGEPVVEDVEFRGAERADPTSEVIDALAEPVIIGPSNPVTSIGPLLALDGVPEALAETTVVAVSPFVGDDLFSGPAAKLMEATGTEPSTAGMAESYPFADAFVVDERDPTELGRPTVTTDIGIDGSEDSERVVEAVADALALVGAT, from the coding sequence ATGGTGACGTTTCTCTCCGGGGGCACCGGCACGCCGAAACTGCTGGCCGGAGCCAGAGAGGTCTTCGACCCCGCTGATCTCACGGTGGTCGGAAACACCGGCGACGATATCGAACTCGGCGGGCTGTTGATCTGTCCGGATCTCGACACCGTTCTGTTCGAGCGCGGTGGTGTCCTCGACCGCGAACGCTGGTGGGGCATCGAGGGCGACAGTACCACTACCCACGAGGAAGTCCGCGATCTCTCCGAGCGGGCAGGTTTCGAAACGGGACCGCGCTATCTCGGCGACGAGCGCCAGACCAGTGGTCGAACTCTCGCGCGCTGGCGACGCTTTTCCGGCGTGGGGGAGTTCATGACCATCGGCGATCGCGATAGAGCTGTGCACCTCCTGCGGACGAGTCTCCTCTCCGAGGGCCACACACTCACCGAGACCACGAACCGTCTCGCCGACGCCTTCTCGCTCGACGTTTCGCTGCTCCCGATGAGCGACGATCCGGTGGCGACGATGATCCACACGCCCAATGGCGAGATGCACTTTCAAGAGTTCTGGGTTGCCCACGGTGGCGAGCCAGTCGTCGAGGACGTCGAGTTCCGGGGTGCCGAGCGCGCCGACCCGACCTCCGAGGTGATCGACGCGCTCGCCGAGCCGGTGATCATCGGCCCGTCGAACCCCGTGACGAGCATCGGCCCGCTGCTCGCGCTTGACGGCGTCCCGGAAGCACTCGCCGAGACCACCGTGGTTGCCGTCTCGCCGTTCGTCGGCGACGATCTCTTCTCGGGGCCGGCGGCGAAGCTCATGGAGGCGACGGGCACCGAACCGAGCACTGCGGGGATGGCCGAATCGTACCCCTTCGCCGACGCGTTCGTCGTCGACGAGCGCGATCCCACCGAACTGGGTCGCCCGACGGTCACGACCGACATCGGTATCGACGGCTCGGAGGACTCCGAGCGTGTCGTGGAAGCGGTCGCCGACGCGCTCGCTCTCGTGGGGGCGACCTGA
- a CDS encoding tRNA-dihydrouridine synthase has product MFEPRLALASLSGESDAAWARSAETHAGAAFLGGIAIDESSRRAARRMTERDRDEFLPDGPLAFIERELDALDDAPLRAGVNVRSSSRAPIHEVAELCREYDAMLELNAHCRQDELCAVGCGETLLRDAHRLCEQVETAADTGATVSVKVRAEVPGVSLADTARWIEEAGADVIHVDAMDSESVIRDVADATELFVVANNGVRDGETAREYLEYGADAVSVGRPSDRPAILQRVREAVDDWFETETEPTAGAGR; this is encoded by the coding sequence ATGTTCGAGCCACGACTCGCGCTGGCGAGTCTGAGCGGCGAGTCCGATGCCGCGTGGGCACGGAGCGCCGAAACACACGCTGGTGCGGCGTTTCTCGGTGGCATCGCCATCGACGAATCGTCGCGACGGGCCGCCCGACGGATGACCGAGCGCGACCGCGACGAGTTCCTCCCCGACGGCCCGCTGGCGTTCATCGAGCGTGAACTCGACGCGCTCGACGACGCCCCGCTCCGCGCCGGCGTCAACGTCCGCAGCAGTTCGCGCGCACCGATCCATGAAGTCGCCGAACTCTGTCGTGAGTACGACGCGATGCTCGAACTCAACGCCCATTGCCGCCAGGACGAACTCTGCGCCGTCGGCTGTGGCGAGACCCTGCTTCGCGACGCCCACCGTCTCTGCGAGCAGGTCGAGACCGCCGCCGACACGGGCGCAACAGTGAGCGTGAAGGTTCGGGCAGAGGTGCCCGGTGTCTCGCTCGCCGACACCGCGCGCTGGATCGAGGAGGCCGGCGCGGACGTGATCCACGTCGACGCGATGGACTCCGAGTCCGTGATCCGTGACGTCGCGGACGCGACCGAACTGTTCGTCGTCGCCAACAACGGCGTCCGCGACGGCGAGACTGCCAGAGAATACCTCGAATACGGTGCGGACGCGGTGAGCGTCGGCCGTCCGAGCGACCGGCCTGCGATCCTCCAGCGCGTGCGCGAAGCGGTCGACGACTGGTTCGAGACGGAGACGGAACCGACTGCGGGGGCGGGTCGATGA
- a CDS encoding triphosphoribosyl-dephospho-CoA synthase has product MRTPAENAQLALLLEVAATPKPGNVDRDREYPDLRFEHFMTGAVGASEGLRMAGAGEPVGESFECAIDGMADQRGGNTQFGALLLLVPLVRASATGELTPEHAAEVVEGTTVADAAGFYRAFEHVDVGIGDPPDEMEALDVRRGADAIPELEARELTLEDVLAASVERDGVAREWVSRFSRSFEIAERIASGEGNVPDRAARAFLEALASEPDTFVAKRHDEATAREVTEAARAALRGDADPDALAGELVDAEVNPGTTADLVAAGLFIALEDGLAV; this is encoded by the coding sequence ATGAGAACCCCCGCAGAGAACGCCCAGCTGGCGCTGCTGCTCGAAGTGGCCGCCACACCGAAACCCGGCAACGTCGATCGCGACCGTGAGTACCCCGACCTCCGCTTCGAGCACTTCATGACTGGTGCGGTCGGCGCGAGCGAGGGGCTTCGGATGGCCGGTGCGGGCGAACCAGTTGGGGAATCCTTCGAGTGCGCGATCGACGGAATGGCCGACCAGCGCGGCGGCAACACGCAGTTCGGCGCGCTGCTGCTCCTCGTCCCGCTCGTTCGGGCGAGCGCGACCGGCGAACTGACGCCCGAGCACGCGGCCGAAGTCGTCGAGGGGACGACCGTCGCGGATGCCGCCGGCTTCTATCGCGCCTTCGAGCACGTCGACGTCGGTATCGGCGACCCGCCGGACGAGATGGAAGCCCTCGACGTGCGCCGCGGTGCGGACGCGATTCCCGAACTCGAAGCGCGCGAGCTCACCCTCGAAGACGTACTCGCCGCGAGTGTCGAGCGCGACGGCGTGGCCCGCGAGTGGGTGTCGCGGTTCTCGCGGAGCTTCGAGATCGCCGAGCGCATTGCGAGCGGTGAAGGGAACGTCCCCGATCGCGCCGCACGGGCCTTCCTGGAAGCGCTCGCGAGCGAACCGGACACCTTCGTCGCGAAGCGCCACGACGAGGCGACCGCCCGCGAGGTCACCGAGGCCGCACGGGCGGCGCTGCGCGGCGACGCCGATCCCGACGCGCTCGCCGGAGAACTCGTCGATGCGGAAGTGAACCCCGGGACGACGGCCGATCTCGTCGCGGCCGGACTGTTCATCGCGCTCGAGGACGGACTTGCCGTATGA
- a CDS encoding DUF447 domain-containing protein, whose amino-acid sequence MTDSQERIDWPIELRGVIESLVATLGPNGRWNLAALGLHAGEPVTARTWGRTRTWRNFHEKGQGIVQFLHDPLVFAESALTIQERGSPVHPAANAWVRVAVESVDEGESGETKWEEWELTPIEAAIEDRIVPTTNRGYGAVVEATVAASRLDVSAYDTDELRERLDYFADVVETCGGPRERAAMERIVEHTAWTPEDG is encoded by the coding sequence ATGACCGATTCGCAGGAGAGGATCGACTGGCCCATCGAGCTTCGGGGCGTGATCGAATCCCTGGTGGCGACACTCGGCCCGAACGGAAGGTGGAATCTCGCGGCGCTCGGGCTTCACGCCGGCGAGCCGGTCACGGCGCGCACTTGGGGACGCACGCGGACGTGGCGGAACTTCCACGAGAAAGGGCAGGGTATCGTCCAGTTCCTGCACGATCCCCTGGTGTTCGCCGAGAGCGCACTCACGATCCAGGAACGCGGTTCACCCGTGCATCCAGCGGCGAACGCGTGGGTGCGCGTCGCGGTCGAATCGGTGGACGAGGGTGAATCGGGTGAGACGAAATGGGAAGAGTGGGAGCTCACGCCGATCGAGGCCGCTATCGAGGACCGGATCGTGCCGACGACCAATCGTGGCTACGGCGCGGTCGTCGAGGCCACCGTCGCGGCCTCACGACTCGACGTCTCGGCCTACGACACCGACGAACTCCGCGAGCGACTCGACTACTTCGCCGACGTGGTCGAAACGTGTGGTGGTCCGCGCGAGCGAGCGGCGATGGAGCGGATCGTCGAACACACCGCCTGGACCCCCGAGGACGGGTGA
- a CDS encoding 30S ribosomal protein S17e yields MAIKPAYIKKTGNLLLEQYPEAFSTDFEHNKESVTALTNVESKGVRNRIAGYVSRKQQGAVA; encoded by the coding sequence ATGGCGATCAAACCGGCCTACATCAAGAAGACGGGCAATCTCCTGCTCGAACAGTATCCGGAAGCGTTCTCGACGGACTTCGAACACAACAAGGAGAGCGTCACCGCGCTGACGAACGTCGAATCGAAGGGCGTTCGCAATCGCATCGCGGGCTACGTCTCGCGAAAACAGCAGGGCGCAGTCGCCTGA
- the asd gene encoding aspartate-semialdehyde dehydrogenase — translation MTHVGVLGATGAVGQRLIQLLDPHPEFEIACLTASDDSAGRSYHDAAKWRIETPIPDDVAELDVRETAPDAIPDDIDLLFSSLPSSVGERVEPDLCEAGYVVSSNSSNARMDSDVPLTIPELNHDHLDLLEVQRDERGWDGALVKNPNCSTITAVPTLAALDTFGLETAHVATLQAVSGGGYSGVTSMEIIDNVLPHIGGEEEKIETESRKLLGNFDGAKLDHHDADVAASCNRVPTLDGHLENVWAETSEGITAEDAATAMREAPSLDLHSSPDQFIEVFEEPDRPQPRLDRMVGDGMGVAAGGLRETSTGVQYNCLAHNTLRGAAGASVLNGELLVEQGWV, via the coding sequence ATGACACACGTTGGCGTTCTCGGTGCGACCGGTGCCGTCGGACAGCGACTGATCCAACTGCTCGATCCCCATCCCGAGTTCGAAATCGCCTGTCTCACGGCGAGCGACGACAGCGCGGGCCGTTCCTACCACGATGCCGCGAAGTGGCGCATCGAAACCCCGATCCCCGACGACGTCGCCGAGCTCGACGTCCGCGAGACCGCTCCCGACGCGATCCCCGACGACATCGACCTGCTGTTCTCGTCGCTGCCCTCGTCGGTCGGCGAGCGCGTCGAACCCGACCTCTGCGAGGCGGGCTACGTCGTCTCGTCGAACTCGTCGAACGCGCGGATGGATAGTGATGTTCCGCTGACGATCCCCGAGCTCAACCACGACCACCTCGATCTGCTCGAAGTCCAGCGCGACGAGCGTGGCTGGGACGGCGCGCTCGTGAAGAACCCGAACTGCTCGACGATCACCGCGGTGCCGACGCTCGCGGCGCTCGACACGTTCGGCTTGGAGACCGCCCACGTCGCCACGCTTCAGGCGGTCTCGGGTGGCGGCTACTCGGGCGTGACCTCGATGGAGATCATCGACAACGTCCTGCCCCACATCGGCGGCGAGGAGGAGAAAATCGAGACCGAATCGCGCAAACTCCTCGGAAACTTCGACGGCGCGAAACTCGACCACCACGACGCCGACGTCGCCGCCTCCTGCAACCGCGTGCCGACGCTCGACGGCCATCTCGAAAACGTCTGGGCGGAAACCAGCGAGGGGATCACCGCCGAAGACGCCGCGACGGCCATGCGCGAGGCCCCATCACTCGATCTGCACAGCTCGCCCGACCAGTTCATCGAGGTCTTCGAGGAGCCGGACCGTCCCCAGCCCCGTCTCGACCGGATGGTCGGCGACGGGATGGGCGTCGCGGCCGGTGGCCTCCGTGAGACCTCCACTGGTGTGCAGTACAACTGTCTCGCCCACAACACCCTGCGCGGCGCGGCCGGCGCGAGCGTTCTGAACGGCGAACTGCTCGTCGAACAGGGCTGGGTCTGA
- a CDS encoding D-2-hydroxyacid dehydrogenase, translating into MSGDGPDVLVRREGVHGIPTSEYAAALRERLPEYDIRLARTPAEERELVTNARVVAGKTVDEDLLDRAENLELLACSFAGYGHLPMDAIESHGVSVTTASGVHGPNIAEDVLGHLLTLTRRHHEGWRRQQNREWRAYPTREFAGSTVTVAGLGALGSAVVERLQGFDVDTIGVRHSPEKGGPTDEVVGPDRLHEALARTDHLVLTVPLTDETEGMIAEAEFTTLPPDATIVNVARGPVVDTEALVSAVRSNDIGGAALDVTDPEPLPEDHPLWGFENVLITPHNAGNTPEYYERLADILAENLRRVADTGEYEGLKNQVA; encoded by the coding sequence ATGAGCGGCGACGGACCGGACGTTCTGGTGCGCCGAGAGGGCGTCCACGGCATCCCGACCAGCGAGTACGCGGCGGCGCTGCGCGAGCGCCTCCCGGAGTACGACATCCGGCTGGCACGCACGCCCGCCGAGGAGCGCGAACTCGTCACGAACGCACGCGTCGTCGCCGGCAAGACCGTCGACGAGGACCTGCTCGATCGCGCCGAGAACCTCGAACTGCTCGCCTGTTCGTTCGCGGGCTACGGCCATCTCCCGATGGACGCCATCGAGAGCCACGGGGTCAGCGTGACGACCGCCTCCGGCGTCCACGGGCCGAACATCGCGGAGGACGTGCTCGGCCACCTGCTCACGCTCACCCGCCGGCACCACGAGGGCTGGCGACGCCAGCAGAACCGGGAGTGGCGTGCCTACCCGACCCGCGAGTTCGCCGGCTCGACGGTCACGGTCGCGGGACTGGGCGCACTCGGCAGCGCCGTCGTCGAGCGACTCCAGGGATTCGACGTCGACACGATCGGGGTTCGCCACTCGCCCGAGAAGGGCGGTCCGACCGACGAAGTCGTGGGCCCCGATCGCCTCCACGAGGCGCTCGCCCGCACCGACCACCTCGTGCTCACGGTGCCGCTGACCGACGAGACCGAGGGGATGATCGCCGAGGCCGAGTTCACGACGCTGCCGCCCGATGCGACGATCGTCAACGTCGCGCGCGGGCCCGTCGTCGACACGGAGGCGCTCGTCTCGGCGGTGCGCTCCAACGACATCGGTGGGGCGGCCCTCGACGTGACCGATCCCGAACCGTTGCCCGAGGACCACCCGCTCTGGGGGTTCGAGAACGTGCTGATCACGCCGCACAACGCCGGCAACACGCCGGAATACTACGAGCGGCTCGCGGACATCCTCGCCGAAAACCTGCGACGAGTTGCCGACACCGGCGAATACGAGGGCCTGAAAAATCAGGTCGCGTAG
- a CDS encoding NAD(P)/FAD-dependent oxidoreductase, which yields MERIDVAVVGGGPAGSSAGQAAARQGAETVVFEKGVPREDRAGLGPDSTDAAGMLDYWVDLMDLPEAIPDDVILRELNGATFAGPTERLTIRDTGMGSSYPDFGFTFHRARFDDWLRERCETAGAGYRVGTSIRDVDIGRRGTHTLTLRDGTEIETDYLILADGPQRTVTRGVLGEFVAEQRLQNLASNRANHIAYQEYREFPPELFDEDLLKFWWGSMPGHTAYPWVFPNDGCVARVGLTMPIGLDIDEVQNPETYRLLEPDDETVPSGRTYVERLLATEYPDYDLDDFPLVEDRGKSGGTETYPISSTRPIDSPTGANVAIVGGAMGATSAFHEGGDHVAVRTGKIAGSLAGAGTLDAYNREWKRAVGDEILRNVSMADVVTGFEPDDWDDAFRSVDRMLDDGRLSALRMPFSGRAGLSVLARYSKAKFGYRNDGYVQLRESEYAV from the coding sequence ATGGAGCGGATTGACGTGGCGGTCGTCGGTGGCGGTCCGGCAGGCAGCTCGGCCGGGCAGGCGGCGGCCCGACAGGGTGCCGAGACGGTCGTGTTCGAGAAGGGTGTCCCACGCGAGGACCGTGCAGGGTTGGGGCCGGACTCGACCGACGCCGCGGGGATGCTCGACTACTGGGTCGATCTGATGGATCTTCCCGAAGCGATCCCCGACGACGTGATCCTTCGCGAACTGAACGGGGCGACCTTCGCCGGCCCCACCGAACGCCTCACGATCCGGGACACCGGTATGGGCAGTTCGTATCCCGATTTCGGCTTCACCTTCCATCGTGCGCGCTTCGACGACTGGCTACGCGAGCGCTGCGAGACCGCTGGCGCGGGCTATCGTGTCGGCACGAGCATCAGGGACGTCGACATCGGCCGTCGCGGAACCCACACGCTCACGCTACGCGACGGCACCGAGATCGAGACCGACTATCTGATCCTCGCCGACGGGCCACAGCGGACGGTCACTCGCGGGGTGCTCGGCGAGTTCGTCGCCGAGCAGCGACTGCAAAACCTCGCCTCGAACCGCGCGAACCACATCGCCTATCAGGAGTACCGCGAGTTCCCGCCCGAACTGTTCGACGAGGACCTCCTCAAATTCTGGTGGGGATCGATGCCCGGCCACACGGCCTACCCGTGGGTGTTCCCGAACGACGGCTGTGTGGCGCGCGTCGGCCTGACGATGCCCATCGGGCTCGATATCGACGAGGTGCAAAATCCAGAGACTTATCGACTGCTCGAACCCGACGACGAGACCGTCCCATCAGGTAGAACGTACGTCGAGCGACTGCTTGCTACCGAGTATCCCGACTACGATCTCGACGACTTCCCTCTGGTCGAGGATCGGGGCAAGAGCGGCGGGACCGAGACCTACCCGATCTCCTCGACGCGCCCGATCGACTCGCCGACCGGTGCGAACGTCGCCATCGTCGGCGGTGCGATGGGCGCGACCTCGGCCTTCCACGAGGGTGGCGACCACGTGGCCGTGCGCACCGGCAAGATCGCCGGCTCGCTGGCTGGCGCGGGCACGCTCGACGCCTACAACCGCGAGTGGAAGCGCGCGGTCGGCGACGAGATCCTGCGGAACGTCTCGATGGCCGACGTCGTTACCGGCTTCGAGCCCGACGACTGGGACGACGCCTTCCGATCGGTCGATCGGATGCTCGACGACGGTCGTCTCAGCGCACTCCGGATGCCGTTTTCCGGTCGCGCCGGGCTCTCGGTGCTCGCACGATACAGCAAGGCGAAGTTCGGCTACCGCAACGACGGCTACGTCCAGCTCCGCGAGTCGGAGTACGCCGTCTGA
- the hisD gene encoding histidinol dehydrogenase, whose translation MDVTTVADLPPDRRRALFHRDAGIDAIAGDVADIVERVREEGDVALREYAEEFDDTTVGTIDVTDTAERAYDEIDDDLREAIETAADNIEEFHERQLPDDWREDFDGRELGRRYRPIERVGAYVPGGGAAYPSSALMTVVPATVAGVEQVAVATPPADELSPATLAALHVAGADAIHQVGGAQAIAALAYGTETVSPVEKIVGPGNRWVTAAKAAVRNDCAIDFLAGPSEICVLADDSADPQFVAADLVAQAEHDPAASVVAITDDEELAENIVTAVDRQAEGREREETIREALDNDASGVFVARSMPEAVLFCEEYAAEHLSIQAADDEALLDRISNAGSVFLGPYSPVAAGDYAAGPNHVLPTEGHARTTGGLSVETFLRSTTVQRLSSDALDALGDTVTTLAEAEGLEAHAESVRVRDRSASE comes from the coding sequence ATGGACGTCACCACCGTTGCGGATCTCCCGCCCGACCGGCGGCGGGCGCTGTTCCATCGTGATGCCGGCATCGACGCGATCGCCGGCGATGTCGCCGACATCGTCGAGCGCGTGCGCGAAGAGGGCGACGTGGCGCTGCGTGAGTACGCCGAGGAGTTCGACGACACGACCGTCGGCACGATCGACGTGACCGACACCGCCGAGCGCGCTTACGACGAGATCGACGACGATCTCAGAGAGGCCATCGAGACCGCCGCCGACAACATCGAGGAGTTCCACGAGCGCCAACTGCCCGACGACTGGCGGGAGGATTTCGACGGTCGCGAGCTCGGACGGCGCTACCGACCGATCGAGCGCGTCGGTGCGTACGTCCCCGGCGGCGGGGCGGCCTACCCCTCCAGCGCGCTGATGACGGTCGTTCCGGCCACCGTCGCCGGTGTCGAGCAGGTGGCGGTCGCGACGCCGCCGGCCGACGAGCTCAGCCCCGCGACGCTCGCGGCGCTGCACGTCGCCGGCGCGGATGCGATCCACCAGGTCGGGGGTGCACAGGCGATCGCCGCGCTCGCCTACGGCACCGAGACGGTCTCGCCGGTCGAGAAGATCGTCGGCCCCGGCAACCGGTGGGTGACGGCCGCCAAAGCCGCCGTCAGGAACGACTGCGCCATCGACTTCCTCGCGGGGCCGAGCGAGATCTGCGTGCTCGCCGACGACTCGGCCGATCCGCAATTCGTCGCGGCCGACCTCGTCGCGCAGGCCGAGCACGACCCCGCGGCGTCGGTCGTCGCCATCACCGACGACGAGGAACTCGCCGAGAACATCGTCACGGCCGTCGATCGACAGGCCGAGGGACGCGAGCGCGAGGAAACCATCCGCGAGGCGCTCGACAACGACGCCAGCGGCGTGTTCGTCGCCCGCTCGATGCCCGAGGCGGTCCTCTTCTGTGAGGAGTACGCCGCCGAGCACCTCTCGATTCAGGCTGCCGACGACGAAGCGCTGCTCGATCGGATCAGCAATGCGGGCAGCGTTTTCCTCGGTCCGTACAGTCCGGTGGCAGCGGGCGATTATGCCGCTGGACCGAATCACGTACTGCCGACCGAGGGCCACGCGCGCACCACGGGCGGGCTGTCGGTCGAGACGTTCCTCCGATCGACGACGGTCCAGCGGCTCTCGTCGGATGCGCTCGATGCGCTCGGCGACACGGTGACGACGCTCGCCGAGGCCGAGGGGCTGGAGGCTCACGCCGAGAGCGTCCGGGTTCGCGATCGATCGGCGTCCGAGTAA
- a CDS encoding NADH-quinone oxidoreductase subunit J produces MAALPYETAAFALFALVTIAGAFGVVLMEDVWHSALMLGVTLLSVAIHYVMMSAEFLAAMQILVYVGGVLILITFAVMLTRVDDPKEAVS; encoded by the coding sequence ATGGCAGCATTACCGTACGAGACGGCCGCGTTTGCGCTGTTCGCGCTCGTCACCATCGCGGGTGCTTTCGGCGTCGTCCTCATGGAGGACGTCTGGCACTCGGCGCTCATGCTCGGGGTGACGCTGTTGAGCGTCGCCATCCACTACGTGATGATGAGTGCCGAGTTCCTCGCCGCGATGCAGATACTCGTCTACGTCGGCGGGGTGCTCATCCTCATCACCTTCGCCGTCATGCTGACACGGGTTGACGATCCGAAGGAGGCAGTGTCGTGA
- a CDS encoding NADH-quinone oxidoreductase subunit J, with the protein MTTRPRLRLGSHLLPGLIAVALFVVFAAVFLTSSFDAPAGFPGGGSVTASIGYALFSLDGGAYPSEGFLIAFEIIDLALVAALAAAVMLAKTEENGHIAGALRFVSPDHDADDESETDTETAARADGGRDVEEDGR; encoded by the coding sequence GTGACCACCCGTCCGCGCCTGCGGCTCGGCAGCCATCTCCTCCCCGGGCTCATCGCGGTTGCGCTGTTCGTCGTCTTCGCCGCCGTCTTCCTGACGAGTTCGTTCGACGCCCCCGCGGGCTTTCCCGGCGGCGGCTCGGTGACGGCGTCGATCGGCTACGCGCTGTTCAGTCTCGACGGCGGCGCGTATCCCAGCGAGGGCTTTCTGATCGCCTTCGAGATCATCGATCTGGCGCTCGTGGCGGCGCTCGCGGCCGCGGTGATGCTCGCGAAAACTGAAGAAAACGGTCATATCGCCGGTGCGCTGCGGTTCGTCTCGCCCGACCACGACGCCGACGACGAATCCGAAACCGACACCGAGACCGCTGCCAGGGCCGATGGTGGCCGTGACGTCGAGGAGGACGGTCGCTGA
- the nuoK gene encoding NADH-quinone oxidoreductase subunit NuoK, translating into MVPVQYYLLLSAGLFCVGLFGILTRRNALVFLMSVEIMLTAANINFVAFSFQHGNLTGQVFSLFTIALAAAEVAVGIGIVLVLYRNFRGVDVTEAATMRW; encoded by the coding sequence ATGGTCCCCGTCCAGTACTATCTTCTCCTGTCGGCAGGGCTGTTCTGCGTCGGTCTGTTCGGCATCCTCACCCGCCGCAACGCGCTCGTCTTCCTGATGAGCGTCGAGATCATGCTCACCGCCGCCAACATCAACTTCGTTGCCTTTTCGTTCCAGCACGGGAATCTCACCGGACAGGTGTTCAGTTTGTTCACGATCGCACTCGCCGCGGCGGAAGTCGCGGTCGGCATCGGCATCGTCCTCGTCCTCTACCGCAATTTCCGCGGCGTGGACGTGACTGAAGCAGCGACAATGAGGTGGTAA